Proteins encoded together in one Rhipicephalus sanguineus isolate Rsan-2018 chromosome 9, BIME_Rsan_1.4, whole genome shotgun sequence window:
- the LOC119405780 gene encoding zinc finger protein 710, protein MAEERNDGNTPPEFLNLDPAPSTSRVLSQDVPLDLSCRPAKSSEASIQPQGTNNEPWVCPFCMEKFTRVADVKNHIDHNIIDRRHRCPVCGKLFRIPSHFKRHYVTHTGVKPYSCDVCGRKFAHYPHLKRHKIMHTDARLHSCEQCGAKYKYSGGLRSCWPRPRRYWKTVAIRPFSDHLDGRQLD, encoded by the exons ATGGCCGAAGAAAGAAACGACGGAAACACGCCTCCTGAATTTCTCAACCTCGACCCAGCACCGAGTACGAGCCGCGTACTTTCCCAGGATGTTCCGTTAGACCTCTCTTG CCGGCCAGCCAAAAGTTCCGAAGCATCGATCCAGCCGCAGGGAACCAATAACGAACCCTGGGTGTGCCCCTTCTGCATGGAGAAATTTACCCGTGTGGCCGACGTCAAGAACCATATCGACCACAACATAATCGACCGAAGACATCGGTGCCCTGTGTGCGGCAAGCTGTTCCGGATCCCTTCCCATTTTAAAAGGCATTACGTCACTCACACCGGCGTGAAGCCTTACTCGTGTGATGTGTGCGGACGCAAATTTGCCCACTACCCCCACCTCAAGAGGCACAAGATAATGCACACGGATGCAAGGCTGCACAGTTGCGAGCAATGCGGGGCTAAGTACAAGTATAGCGGAGGCCTGCGGAG ttgctggccgcgcccacgccggtactggaagaccgtggccatCCGCCCGTTCTCAGACCACCTGGAcggccgacagctggactga